A region from the Triticum urartu cultivar G1812 chromosome 1, Tu2.1, whole genome shotgun sequence genome encodes:
- the LOC125548043 gene encoding alanine aminotransferase 2, producing MAATVAVDNLNPKVLKCEYAVRGEIVIHAQRLQQQLQTQPGSLPFDEILYCNIGNPQSLGQQPVTFFREVLALCDHPDLLKKEEIKTLFSADSISRAKQILALIPGRATGAYSHSQGIKGLRDAIASGIASRDGFPANADDIFLTDGASPGVHLMMQLLIRNEKDGILVPIPQYPLYSASIALHGGSLVPYYLNESTGWGLEISDVKKQLEDARSRGIDVRALVVINPGNPTGQVLAEENQYDIVKFCKNEGLVLLADEVYQENIYADNKKFHSFKKIVRSLGYGEEDLPLVSYQSVSKGYYGECGKRGGYMEITGFSAPVREQIYKIASVNLCSNITGQILASLVMNPPKASDESYASYKAEKDGILASLARRAKALEIAFSKLEGITCNKAEGAMYLFPQICLPQKAIEAAKAANKAPDAFYALRLLESTGIVVVPGSGFGQVPGTWHFRCTILPQEEKIPAIISRFTVFHETFMAEYRD from the exons ATGGCTGCCACCGTTGCCGTGGACAACCTCAACCCCAAG GTTTTAAAATGTGAGTATGCTGTGCGTGGAGAGATTGTCATCCATGCTCAG CGCTTGCAGCAACAGCTTCAAACTCAACCAGGATCTCTACCTTTTGATGAG ATCCTCTATTGTAACATTGGGAACCCACAATCTCTTGGTCAGCAACCAGTTACATTCTTCAGGGAG GTTCTTGCACTTTGTGATCATCCAGATCTGTTGAAAAAGGAGGAAATCAAAACATTGTTCAG TGCTGATTCTATTTCTCGAGCAAAGCAGATTCTTGCCTTGATACCTGGAAGAGCAACAGGAGCATACAGTCATAGCCAG GGTATAAAAGGACTTCGTGATGCAATTGCTTCTGGGATCGCTTCACGAGATGGATTCCCTGCTAATGCTGATGACATTTTTCTTACAGATGGAGCAAGCCCTGGG GTGCACCTGATGATGCAATTACTGATAAGGAATGAGAAAGATGGCATTCTTGTCCCGATTCCTCAGTACCCTTTGTACTCGGCTTCTATAGCTCTTCATGGCGGATCTCTT GTCCCATACTATCTCAATGAATCGACGGGCTGGGGTTTGGAAATCTCTGATGTTAAGAAGCAACTCGAAGATGCTCGCTCAAGAGGCATCGACGTTAGGGCTTTGGTGGTTATCAATCCAGGAAATCCTACTGGACAG GTACTTGCTGAGGAAAACCAATATGACATAGTGAAGTTCTGCAAAAATGAGGGTCTTGTTCTTCTGGCTGATGAG GTATACCAAGAGAACATCTACGCTGACAACAAGAAATTCCACTCTTTCAAGAAGATAGTGAGATCCTTGGGATACGGCGAGGAGGATCTCCCTCTAGTATCATATCAATCTGTTTCTAAGG GATATTATGGTGAGTGTGGTAAAAGAGGTGGTTACATGGAGATTACTGGCTTCAGTGCTCCAGTAAGAGAGCAGATCTACAAAATAGCATCAGTGAACCTATGTTCCAATATCACCGGCCAGATCCTTGCTAGTCTTGTCATGAACCCACCAAAG GCTAGTGATGAATCATATGCTTCATACAAGGCAGAAAAGGATGGGATCCTTGCATCGTTAGCTCGTCGTGCGAAG GCATTGGAGATTGCATTCAGTAAACTTGAGGGAATTACTTGCAACAAGGCTGAAGGAGCAATGTACCTGTTCCCTCAAATCTGTCTGCCACAGAAGGCGATTGAGGCTGCTAAAGCTGCTAACAAGGCACCTGATGCATTCTATGCTCTTCGTCTCCTTGAGTCGACCGGAATCGTCGTTGTCCCTGGATCTGGATTTGGCCAG GTTCCTGGCACATGGCACTTCAGGTGCACGATCCTTCCGCAGGAGGAGAAGATCCCGGCGATCATCTCCCGCTTCACGGTGTTCCATGAGACGTTCATGGCAGAGTACCGTGACTAA